The nucleotide window TTTGGGAACAGCGACGCCGAGCGGTTTCGCGAGTAGCCAAGCCACCGAGATGGCCGCCGGTGTGGTGCCGTGCGCGGTTGCGATCTCTTTCAATGTCTTGTCTTCCATCACCGCCCCCTGGGCGAGCGGCGAATAGGCTTCGAACGGGATTTTGCGCGTGCCCATGTGCGCGAGCAGCCTGGACTGGTCCAGGAACGGGTGAAGCTCAATCTGGTTAGCGGCCAGCGGCGCTTCAAGGGTGGTCTCGCTCTCTTTCAGTTGCGCGATCGTGAAGTTCGACACGCCGCCAAAGCGAACCTTGCCCTCGGCGATGAGGGCGTCGAGCACGGGCAGAGTCTCCGACAGCGGCACCGTGCGCGCGGGCCAGTGAAGCAGGAGCAGGTCGATGTAATCCGTGCCGAGCGCGGCCAGCGAGCGCTCTGTGGCGGCGCGGAAATCACCGGCGGCGAAATGCTCGGGCAGGATCTTGGTGGTCACGAAGACCTGGTCACGGGGCACGTCCGCGGCGCGGATCCCGGCGCCTACCTCTTCTTCGTTGCCATAGGCCTGCGCGGTGTCGATATGCCGGTAGCCCTCGGCAAGCGCGGCGGCGACGATGTCGCGTGTCTCGCCTTCGGGCATCTTGAACGTGCCGAGACCAAGGTTCGGGATGGCGGCGGGGCCGACGGGTTTGATCGTCATTGTAGGGTGTCCTTTTCGATTTGGGTGGTCGGAACGGCGGTCAGGGCGGGATCGTTCCACGCCTCAAGGCACGTAATGTGCAGAACCTGTTTCATGAGGGTGCTCCTTTCATTTGCGATTTTTGGTACCGGACGCGGTCACTCGGCGGCGACCGGGTGGCTGCGCCTGGCCAGGCCGCCGGACAGCCGGACCAGCGCAATGCCGACGAGGACGACTACGGCGCCGATGAAGGGCGTCGCGGCAAGGCCGATCCCATCGACCACGAGGCCACCGGCCCAGGCCCCCACGGCGATGCCGAGGTTGAACGCACCGATATTGAGGCCCGAGGCCACGTCGACCGCGCCTGGGGCGACCTCCCGCGCGATGGCGACGGTGTAGCTCTGCAGCGGCGGCACGTTGGCGAAGGCAAAGCCACCCCAGACCGCCACGACGGCGATCGCTGCGACCGGCGAGGAGAGCGCCACACCAAGTGCTGCGAGAGACGCGGCGAGCCCCGCGAAGATGAGCGTCAGTGCCGGAACCGGGCCGGTCCGGTCGGCCAGCTTGCCGCCAAGGATGTTGCCCGCCGCCACGGAAGCCCCGTAGAGAAGGATCACGAGGCTAACCGCTCCGGCCGACAGGCGCGACACATCCGTCAGCATCGGCGCAAGATAGGTGAAGGCGATGAAGTTGCCGCCATAGCCCACCGCCGTGATCAGGTAGACAAGCAGCAGTCGCGGCGAGGTCAGAACCTGCATCTGCGCCTTAAGCGACGGGGGCGCACCGCGGCGCAGATTGTTGGGCACCAGCACGGCGCTCGCGATCAGGCCGATCAGGCCGAGGGCGACAACCCCGAGGAAGGTCGACTGCCACCCGAAGGTCTGGCCGATCCAGGTGCCGAAGGGCACCCCGGTGACAAGCGCGACCGTCAGGCCGAGAAAGACCGTGGCGATGGCCGAACTCTCCTTCTCGCGCTCCACCAGATCGGTCGCGATGGTCGAGGCAATGGCAAAGAAGACACCGTGGGCAAGCCCGGTGATGAAACGCGCCGCGATCAGGCTGCCATAGCCCGGGGCGACCGCGGCAAAGGCATTGCCGGCGATGAACAGGGTCAGCAGCGCAAGCAGAAGCGTCTTGCGCGGCAGCTTGCCGGCCAGTGCGGTCAGGACCGGGGCGCCGATTGTGACGCCAAGCGCGTAGAGGCTGACAAGCAGCCCGGCAGAGGGCAGCGAGACGCCGAGGTCTGCGGCGATGGTGGGGATGAGGCCGACGATAACGAACTCGGTCGTCCCGACGGCAAAGGCGCTGATGGTGAGCGCCCAGAGGGCAAGTGGCATGGGTCTGATCTCCGGATTGGGAATTTTGTCTCGACCGGAGAGATGGCAGGCCGTAGCCTTTGCGGGAATAGAAGATGGCGGAAAGGGTCATTGCGCCAAATGCACGAATTACCTCAGACCCGGGACCTCGTGGCCTTTGTCGCGATCGTCGAGGATAACGGCTTTGCCGAGGCGTCCCGGCGCTTGGGGGTCGCGCCCTCGACCCTCAGCCGGACGGTGAGTCGGCTGGAACAGCAGCTGGGCGTGACGCTTCTGCGCCGCACGACGCGGATGATCGAAATGACGCCCGAGGGGCGCGATTTCCTGGACACTGCGCGCGACATCCTCGCCCGGGCCGAGGCGCTTGCGGAGCTGGGCACCAGCGGGCGCACCCCGCGCGGGCCGTTGCGTGTCAACGCACCGGTGCCCTTTTTGCTGCACGCCATCGCGCCACGCTTGCCCGAGTTCCGCGCCCGCTATCCCGAGATCCGCTTGCGGTTCGACATGACCGACGATGTGATCGACCTGATCGGCGCCCATGCCGATGTCGCCATCCGGTTCGGGCCGCTGGAAGACAGTGACCTGCTGAAGCGGCCTTTGGGTCGAACTCCGTGGAAGCTTGTCGCGGCTCCGCACTATCTCGACGCGCAGGGATGGCCAGAGATGCCGGGTGATCTCGCGCGACTGGCGCAGG belongs to Roseovarius sp. THAF27 and includes:
- a CDS encoding aldo/keto reductase translates to MTIKPVGPAAIPNLGLGTFKMPEGETRDIVAAALAEGYRHIDTAQAYGNEEEVGAGIRAADVPRDQVFVTTKILPEHFAAGDFRAATERSLAALGTDYIDLLLLHWPARTVPLSETLPVLDALIAEGKVRFGGVSNFTIAQLKESETTLEAPLAANQIELHPFLDQSRLLAHMGTRKIPFEAYSPLAQGAVMEDKTLKEIATAHGTTPAAISVAWLLAKPLGVAVPKTAKSSRLAGNLAAAEINLTAEEIARIDALTRPDGRIVSPDALAPDWD
- a CDS encoding MFS transporter, whose protein sequence is MPLALWALTISAFAVGTTEFVIVGLIPTIAADLGVSLPSAGLLVSLYALGVTIGAPVLTALAGKLPRKTLLLALLTLFIAGNAFAAVAPGYGSLIAARFITGLAHGVFFAIASTIATDLVEREKESSAIATVFLGLTVALVTGVPFGTWIGQTFGWQSTFLGVVALGLIGLIASAVLVPNNLRRGAPPSLKAQMQVLTSPRLLLVYLITAVGYGGNFIAFTYLAPMLTDVSRLSAGAVSLVILLYGASVAAGNILGGKLADRTGPVPALTLIFAGLAASLAALGVALSSPVAAIAVVAVWGGFAFANVPPLQSYTVAIAREVAPGAVDVASGLNIGAFNLGIAVGAWAGGLVVDGIGLAATPFIGAVVVLVGIALVRLSGGLARRSHPVAAE
- a CDS encoding LysR family transcriptional regulator, encoding MHELPQTRDLVAFVAIVEDNGFAEASRRLGVAPSTLSRTVSRLEQQLGVTLLRRTTRMIEMTPEGRDFLDTARDILARAEALAELGTSGRTPRGPLRVNAPVPFLLHAIAPRLPEFRARYPEIRLRFDMTDDVIDLIGAHADVAIRFGPLEDSDLLKRPLGRTPWKLVAAPHYLDAQGWPEMPGDLARLAQVRFSAPAHINLLEFRGMDRPVEVPAAVEASNGEAVRRLVVAGCGIARFSDFMVAEDLKAGRLVELFPGEVTAEPLEMTALYLTRASGLRRLAVFLDWLKEIVT